A section of the Streptomyces sp. SLBN-118 genome encodes:
- the thiE gene encoding thiamine phosphate synthase, which yields MSTARELLSDARLYLCTDARKKQGDLAAFLDAVLSSGVDIVQLRDKGMEAAEELDHLQVFADACRRHGKLLAVNDRADVAHAIGSDVLHLGQGDIPVPAARAILGEDVLMGRSTHAESEVDAAAVEQGVDYFCTGPCWPTPTKPGRYAPGLGLVRYAAGLGTDRPWFAIGGIDAGNLDEVLEAGARRIVVVRAITEADDPAAAAADLTKRIRTYGQ from the coding sequence ATGTCCACGGCTCGTGAGCTGCTGTCCGACGCCCGGCTCTATCTGTGCACGGACGCCCGGAAGAAGCAGGGCGACCTCGCCGCCTTCCTCGATGCCGTGCTGTCCTCGGGTGTCGACATTGTGCAGCTGCGCGACAAGGGCATGGAGGCGGCCGAGGAGCTCGACCACCTCCAGGTCTTCGCCGACGCCTGCCGCAGGCACGGCAAGCTGCTCGCCGTGAACGACCGCGCCGACGTCGCCCACGCCATCGGATCCGACGTGCTGCATCTCGGACAGGGCGACATCCCGGTCCCGGCCGCCCGCGCGATCCTCGGCGAGGACGTCCTGATGGGCCGATCCACCCATGCCGAGTCCGAGGTGGACGCCGCCGCCGTCGAGCAGGGCGTGGACTACTTCTGCACCGGACCCTGCTGGCCCACCCCCACCAAGCCCGGGCGGTACGCCCCCGGACTCGGCCTCGTGCGCTACGCGGCGGGGCTGGGTACCGATCGGCCCTGGTTCGCGATCGGCGGCATCGATGCGGGCAATCTGGACGAGGTGCTGGAGGCGGGCGCCCGCAGGATCGTCGTCGTACGCGCGATCACCGAGGCCGACGACCCGGCAGCGGCCGCGGCGGATCTCACCAAGCGGATACGCACCTACGGACAGTAG
- a CDS encoding Rv2175c family DNA-binding protein, with protein MTEIDAKIDALVPAWLHLPDIAEMLDVEVTRVRQLVKEGQLIAVRRGENRALQVPAAFIDGTKVVKGLAGTLTLLRDDGFTDEEMLEWLFTPDPSLPGTPAQALSENRGTEVKRRAQALAV; from the coding sequence GTGACCGAGATTGACGCAAAGATCGATGCTCTCGTCCCCGCCTGGCTCCACCTTCCCGACATCGCGGAAATGCTCGATGTCGAGGTGACACGCGTACGGCAGCTGGTCAAGGAAGGCCAGCTGATCGCCGTGCGCCGTGGTGAGAACCGGGCGCTTCAGGTGCCGGCCGCCTTCATCGACGGCACCAAGGTGGTCAAGGGTCTCGCCGGGACCCTGACCCTCCTGAGGGACGACGGCTTCACCGACGAAGAGATGCTGGAGTGGCTCTTCACCCCCGACCCGAGCCTGCCGGGCACGCCCGCGCAGGCGCTCAGCGAGAATCGCGGCACGGAGGTGAAGCGCCGGGCCCAGGCGCTCGCCGTCTGA
- a CDS encoding NAD(P)/FAD-dependent oxidoreductase, with protein MSEQQKTAQTDRRVVVVGAGMAGVQTAVALREQGFTGSVTLIGAEPHQPYDRPPLSKAILLGKAEGSAFEVDFEALGIELRLGCEVQGVRPLEHELDTEAGAVPYDVLVIASGAEPITLPGAEGVAGVHLLRTLDDAARLRPVLAEQDDIVVVGAGWIGAEFATAAREADCTVTVVEAADRPLAGALPAEVAAPMTHWYAEYGVELLTHARVARIEPGTVILADGRELPAGAVVVGIGARPATGWLAGSGIAIGPDGAITADQYLRTSLPDVYAVGDCASFPSRRYGERLLVHHWDNALQGPRTVAANVIAGDLREPVEIYDPVPYFWSEQFGRFVQYAGHHATADTMVRRGDPAGPTWTVLWLREGALVALLAVGRARDLAQGRKLILSGARLDPDLAIDPSVPLKTAARAE; from the coding sequence GTGAGCGAGCAGCAGAAGACAGCACAGACAGACCGGCGCGTGGTCGTCGTCGGCGCGGGAATGGCCGGAGTCCAGACCGCCGTGGCCCTGCGCGAGCAGGGCTTCACGGGATCCGTGACGCTGATCGGCGCCGAGCCCCACCAGCCGTACGACAGACCGCCCCTCTCGAAGGCGATCCTGCTCGGCAAGGCCGAGGGTTCGGCCTTCGAGGTCGACTTCGAGGCACTCGGCATCGAGCTGCGGCTGGGCTGCGAGGTGCAGGGCGTACGCCCGCTGGAGCACGAGCTCGACACCGAGGCGGGAGCCGTCCCGTACGACGTCCTGGTCATCGCCAGCGGCGCCGAGCCGATCACGCTGCCGGGTGCGGAGGGCGTTGCCGGGGTCCATCTGCTGCGCACCCTCGACGATGCCGCACGGCTGCGCCCCGTCCTGGCCGAACAGGACGACATAGTGGTCGTCGGCGCGGGCTGGATCGGAGCGGAATTCGCCACGGCCGCCCGCGAGGCCGACTGCACGGTCACCGTCGTCGAGGCGGCCGACCGGCCCCTCGCCGGCGCCCTGCCCGCCGAGGTCGCGGCCCCGATGACCCACTGGTACGCGGAGTACGGCGTCGAACTGCTCACCCACGCGCGCGTGGCCCGCATCGAGCCCGGAACGGTGATCCTCGCGGACGGCCGTGAGCTCCCGGCGGGAGCCGTGGTCGTCGGCATCGGCGCCCGCCCCGCCACCGGCTGGCTCGCGGGCTCCGGCATCGCGATCGGCCCGGACGGCGCAATCACCGCGGACCAGTATCTGCGCACCTCCCTGCCCGATGTGTACGCGGTCGGCGACTGCGCCTCCTTCCCGTCACGCCGCTACGGCGAACGCCTGCTCGTGCACCACTGGGACAACGCCCTGCAAGGGCCGCGCACGGTGGCCGCCAACGTCATCGCCGGCGATCTGCGGGAGCCGGTGGAGATCTACGATCCTGTGCCGTACTTCTGGTCCGAGCAGTTCGGCCGTTTCGTGCAGTACGCGGGCCACCACGCCACCGCCGACACGATGGTCCGGCGCGGCGATCCGGCGGGCCCCACCTGGACGGTGCTCTGGCTGCGCGAGGGCGCCCTGGTCGCCCTCCTGGCCGTCGGCAGGGCCCGCGATCTGGCGCAGGGACGCAAGCTGATCCTTTCCGGCGCACGGCTCGATCCGGACCTCGCGATCGACCCGTCCGTGCCTCTGAAGACGGCGGCACGGGCAGAGTGA
- the thiO gene encoding glycine oxidase ThiO, with the protein MSRISETRSSDVLVIGGGIIGLVTAWRAAQRGLRVALADPEPGGGAAQVAAGMLAAVTELHYGEQTLLGLNLESARRYPAFVAELEEASGQSVGYRACGTLAVALDADDRAHLRELHALQLRSGLESEWLSGRECRRLEPMLAPGVRGGLRVDGDHQVDPRRLAGALVTACERAGVIFHRGWAERLSVVRDRAAGAVLTDGEELSADQVVLAGGSHSGRLGGVPAEVLPPVRPVKGQVLRLTVPTAYAPFLSRTVRAVVRGSDVYLVPRENGELVIGATSEELGWDRTVTAGGVYELLRDAHELVPGITELPLTETRAGLRPGSPDNAPLLGPSALPGLHLATGHYRNGVLLTPVTGDVLAELLVTGALPDQVRPFTPLRFSPVRLEQPA; encoded by the coding sequence ATGTCGCGTATTTCCGAAACGCGCAGTTCAGACGTTCTTGTCATCGGGGGCGGAATCATCGGCCTGGTCACGGCCTGGCGAGCCGCTCAGCGCGGACTGCGGGTCGCGCTCGCCGATCCGGAGCCTGGCGGCGGGGCCGCGCAGGTCGCCGCGGGCATGCTCGCCGCCGTCACCGAGCTCCACTACGGCGAGCAGACACTGCTCGGCCTCAATCTCGAATCCGCACGGCGCTATCCGGCCTTCGTCGCCGAGCTGGAGGAGGCGAGCGGGCAGTCGGTCGGCTACCGCGCATGCGGCACGCTCGCCGTCGCACTCGACGCCGACGACCGGGCGCACCTGCGGGAACTGCATGCCCTGCAGCTCCGGTCCGGCCTGGAGTCGGAATGGCTGAGCGGCCGCGAATGCCGTCGCCTCGAACCGATGCTTGCGCCCGGTGTACGCGGGGGCCTGCGGGTGGACGGCGACCATCAGGTCGATCCGCGACGCCTGGCCGGGGCGCTCGTGACGGCCTGCGAGCGCGCCGGGGTGATCTTCCACCGTGGCTGGGCGGAACGGCTTTCGGTCGTACGCGACCGGGCGGCCGGAGCCGTGCTGACGGACGGCGAGGAGCTCTCGGCGGACCAGGTCGTCCTGGCGGGCGGCAGCCACAGCGGCAGGCTCGGCGGCGTACCGGCGGAGGTGCTGCCTCCTGTACGGCCTGTGAAGGGCCAGGTCCTGCGGCTGACCGTGCCGACCGCGTACGCCCCCTTCCTGTCCCGGACCGTGCGGGCCGTCGTGCGCGGCAGCGATGTCTATCTGGTCCCGCGCGAGAACGGCGAGCTGGTGATCGGGGCGACGAGCGAGGAGCTCGGCTGGGACCGGACGGTCACCGCGGGCGGTGTCTACGAGTTGCTGCGCGACGCGCACGAACTGGTGCCGGGCATCACCGAGCTGCCGCTCACAGAGACCCGTGCGGGGCTGCGGCCGGGCTCCCCCGACAATGCCCCGCTGCTCGGCCCCAGCGCCCTGCCCGGTCTCCATCTGGCCACCGGCCACTACCGCAACGGGGTGCTTCTGACCCCGGTCACCGGCGATGTGCTGGCCGAGCTGCTGGTCACCGGCGCGCTGCCGGATCAGGTCCGCCCCTTCACGCCGCTGCGCTTCTCTCCCGTACGTCTGGAGCAGCCCGCATGA
- the thiS gene encoding sulfur carrier protein ThiS translates to MNVSVNGEARELAAGTTLDTLIRALTSAPSGVAAAVNEAVVPRSQWPGTLLGDGDRVEVLTAVQGG, encoded by the coding sequence ATGAACGTCTCCGTCAACGGCGAGGCGCGTGAACTCGCCGCCGGAACCACGCTGGACACCCTGATCAGGGCGCTCACGTCCGCGCCGTCCGGGGTCGCCGCAGCCGTCAACGAGGCGGTCGTCCCACGCAGCCAGTGGCCGGGCACGCTGCTCGGCGACGGTGATCGCGTCGAGGTTCTCACCGCCGTGCAGGGGGGCTGA
- a CDS encoding thiazole synthase has product MADDRLTIGDTTFNSRLIMGTGGAPSLDTLERSLAASGTELTTVAMRRLDPAVKGSVLSVLERLNIRVLPNTAGCFTAGEAVLTARLAREALSTDWIKLEVVADERTLLPDPIELLEAAEILVDDGFTVLPYTNDDPVLARKLQDVGCAAIMPLGSPIGSGLGIRNPHNFQLIVEHARVPVILDAGAGTASDAALAMELGCAAVMLASAVTRAQEPVLMAEAMRHAVEAGRLARRAGRIPRRHFAEASSPVEGRAVLDPERPAF; this is encoded by the coding sequence ATGGCCGACGACCGTCTCACCATCGGCGACACCACGTTCAACTCCCGGCTGATCATGGGTACGGGCGGAGCGCCCAGCCTCGACACACTCGAACGCTCCCTCGCCGCGAGCGGCACCGAACTCACCACTGTCGCGATGCGCCGCCTCGACCCGGCCGTCAAGGGCTCCGTCCTGTCCGTCCTGGAGAGGCTGAACATCCGCGTCCTGCCCAATACAGCGGGCTGCTTCACCGCGGGCGAGGCCGTCCTCACCGCGCGTCTCGCGCGAGAGGCGCTGAGCACGGACTGGATCAAGCTGGAGGTCGTCGCGGACGAGCGCACGCTGCTGCCGGATCCGATCGAGCTGCTGGAGGCCGCCGAGATCCTGGTCGACGACGGCTTCACGGTGCTGCCGTACACCAACGACGACCCGGTGCTGGCGCGGAAGCTTCAGGACGTGGGCTGCGCGGCGATCATGCCGCTGGGCTCGCCGATCGGCTCCGGTCTGGGCATCCGCAACCCGCACAACTTCCAGTTGATCGTCGAGCACGCGCGCGTGCCGGTGATTCTGGACGCCGGGGCCGGTACGGCGTCCGATGCCGCGCTCGCGATGGAGCTCGGCTGCGCGGCCGTGATGCTGGCATCGGCGGTCACGCGGGCGCAGGAGCCGGTGCTGATGGCGGAGGCGATGCGGCACGCGGTGGAGGCGGGGCGGTTGGCGCGGCGGGCGGGCCGGATTCCACGGCGGCACTTCGCGGAGGCGTCGTCGCCGGTCGAGGGCCGGGCGGTCCTGGACCCGGAACGCCCGGCGTTCTGA
- the pknB gene encoding Stk1 family PASTA domain-containing Ser/Thr kinase, giving the protein MDTTLKDPLVGHVLDGRYRVDARIAVGGMATVYRAVDTRLDRVLALKVMHPALATDASFVERFIREAKSVARLAHPNVVAVFDQGAEGAYVYLAMEYVAGCTLRDVLRERGALQPRAALDILEPVLAALGAAHRAGFVHRDMKPENVLIGDDGRVKVADFGLVRTVGSVTSTTGTVLGTVSYLAPEQIEHGTADTRADVYACGVVLYEMLTGSKPHSGDTPAQVLFQHLNEDVPAPSALVPGLAVELDELVASATARNPEMRPHDAVTLLAQARAARAPLSDEQLDLVPPQALAAGGAEPAAAGPAAASEDATSVIPRVLPREEPGVDHTARLTMPPPQPPEPTRPTGRRAVPRRGVLAALVAVLLVLGVGAGVWYINSGQFTRVPALIGKTEKDARQQLKSAGLDVKKVRYDFSETVQRGTVIKTDPGTNERIRGNGSVTIIVSRGPEIVRVPDVKGKPLAQAELELEKAGLAPGVVTNEFSEEIEQGAVISTDPASGTRRSPDSAVAVVVSRGAPIEVPDVTGESVDDATSRLTGAGFKVKIASEQINSPEEAGSVAGQSAAEGTELARGDTVTLTVSKGPRMLPVPDVVGLKVDEATSKLKSAGFEVKVDKSFPFLGDTVESQSVAADEQAPEGSTITIKTKGL; this is encoded by the coding sequence GTGGACACGACCCTCAAGGACCCCCTCGTCGGGCACGTGCTCGACGGCCGCTACCGCGTCGACGCGCGTATCGCTGTCGGCGGTATGGCCACGGTCTACCGGGCCGTCGACACCCGACTCGACCGGGTGCTCGCGCTCAAGGTGATGCACCCCGCCCTCGCCACCGACGCCTCCTTCGTGGAGCGCTTCATCCGCGAGGCCAAGTCCGTGGCGCGCCTCGCCCACCCCAATGTGGTGGCGGTCTTCGACCAGGGCGCCGAGGGTGCGTACGTCTACCTGGCCATGGAGTACGTCGCGGGCTGCACATTGCGCGACGTACTGCGCGAGCGCGGGGCCCTCCAGCCGCGGGCGGCGCTCGACATCCTGGAGCCCGTGCTGGCGGCGCTCGGCGCGGCGCACCGGGCCGGATTCGTCCACCGGGACATGAAGCCGGAGAACGTGCTGATAGGGGACGACGGCCGGGTCAAGGTCGCCGACTTCGGTCTCGTACGCACGGTCGGCTCGGTCACCAGCACCACGGGCACGGTGCTGGGCACCGTCTCGTATCTCGCTCCCGAGCAGATCGAGCACGGCACGGCCGACACGCGGGCCGACGTGTACGCCTGCGGAGTCGTCCTCTACGAGATGCTGACCGGCTCCAAGCCGCACTCCGGCGACACGCCCGCCCAGGTCCTGTTCCAGCATCTGAACGAGGACGTTCCGGCCCCCTCCGCCCTGGTGCCGGGGCTCGCCGTCGAACTCGACGAGCTGGTCGCGAGCGCCACCGCCCGCAATCCGGAGATGCGCCCTCACGACGCGGTGACGCTGCTGGCACAGGCCCGCGCGGCCCGGGCCCCGCTCAGCGACGAACAGCTGGACCTGGTGCCGCCGCAGGCGCTGGCAGCCGGCGGGGCCGAGCCCGCCGCCGCGGGGCCTGCGGCGGCTTCGGAGGACGCCACCAGCGTGATCCCCCGGGTGCTCCCCCGCGAGGAGCCCGGGGTCGACCACACCGCCCGGCTGACGATGCCGCCGCCTCAGCCGCCCGAGCCGACCCGGCCGACGGGTCGCCGGGCCGTCCCGCGGCGCGGCGTGCTCGCCGCCCTGGTCGCCGTACTGCTCGTGCTCGGCGTGGGGGCGGGCGTCTGGTACATCAACTCCGGGCAGTTCACCCGGGTCCCGGCCCTGATCGGCAAGACCGAGAAGGACGCGAGGCAGCAGTTGAAGAGCGCCGGACTCGATGTGAAGAAGGTCCGGTACGACTTCAGCGAAACGGTCCAGCGCGGCACTGTCATCAAGACCGACCCCGGGACGAATGAGCGCATCCGCGGCAATGGCTCGGTGACGATCATCGTCTCGCGCGGCCCGGAGATCGTCCGGGTCCCCGATGTCAAGGGCAAGCCGCTCGCCCAGGCCGAGCTCGAGCTGGAGAAGGCCGGTCTCGCGCCGGGCGTGGTCACCAACGAGTTCAGCGAGGAGATCGAGCAGGGGGCGGTGATCAGCACGGATCCGGCTTCCGGGACCCGCCGCAGCCCCGATTCCGCGGTCGCCGTCGTTGTCAGCAGGGGCGCGCCGATCGAAGTCCCGGATGTGACGGGTGAATCGGTGGACGACGCGACCAGCCGACTCACCGGCGCGGGCTTCAAGGTCAAGATCGCTTCCGAGCAGATCAACTCCCCCGAGGAGGCCGGCTCTGTCGCCGGGCAGTCCGCGGCCGAGGGCACCGAGCTGGCCCGCGGCGACACCGTCACACTGACCGTCTCCAAGGGCCCCCGCATGCTCCCAGTCCCGGATGTCGTCGGCCTGAAGGTCGACGAGGCCACGAGCAAGCTGAAGTCGGCGGGGTTCGAGGTCAAGGTCGACAAGAGCTTCCCGTTCCTCGGGGACACCGTGGAGAGTCAGTCCGTCGCGGCGGACGAGCAGGCGCCCGAGGGCAGCACGATCACCATCAAGACCAAGGGACTGTAG
- a CDS encoding deoxyribonuclease IV → MRNPVGGHVPVAGGLATTGLAYARELAAETVQVFVANPRGWATPAGNPAQDERFRAECAARGISAYVHAPYLINFGSHTEATAEKSVESLRHSLRRGREIGAKGVVVHTGSATGGRAREVALAQVRERMLPLLDELTHDDDPFLLLESTAGQGFSLCSRTWDFGPYFEALDAHPKLGVCFDTCHIFAAGHDLAGPDGMAKTLDLLVGTVGEGRLKLIHANDSKDVAGAHKDRHENIGAGHIGEEPFRELMRHPATEGVPLIIETPGGKEGHSADVARLKNLRRGLD, encoded by the coding sequence ATGCGCAACCCCGTCGGCGGCCATGTCCCCGTGGCCGGCGGCCTCGCCACCACGGGTCTCGCCTACGCCCGTGAGCTGGCGGCGGAAACCGTCCAGGTCTTTGTGGCCAACCCTCGCGGCTGGGCGACGCCCGCCGGAAATCCGGCGCAGGACGAGCGGTTCCGCGCGGAGTGCGCCGCGAGAGGGATCTCGGCGTACGTCCATGCCCCTTATCTGATCAACTTCGGCTCGCACACCGAGGCCACCGCGGAGAAGTCCGTGGAATCGCTGCGGCACTCGCTGCGCCGGGGCCGCGAGATCGGCGCGAAGGGTGTGGTCGTGCACACCGGCTCGGCGACCGGCGGGCGAGCCCGGGAGGTGGCGCTTGCGCAGGTACGGGAGCGGATGCTGCCGCTGCTCGACGAACTGACGCACGACGACGACCCGTTCCTGCTGCTGGAATCGACGGCGGGCCAGGGCTTCTCGCTCTGCTCGCGCACGTGGGACTTCGGCCCGTACTTCGAGGCGCTCGACGCGCATCCCAAGCTGGGCGTCTGCTTCGACACCTGCCACATCTTCGCGGCGGGACACGATCTGGCGGGCCCGGACGGGATGGCGAAGACGCTGGATCTGCTGGTGGGAACGGTCGGTGAGGGGCGGCTCAAGCTGATCCACGCCAATGACTCCAAGGATGTGGCCGGCGCGCACAAGGACAGGCACGAGAACATCGGTGCAGGTCACATAGGGGAGGAGCCCTTCCGGGAGCTGATGCGGCATCCGGCGACGGAGGGCGTACCGCTGATCATCGAGACTCCCGGCGGTAAGGAGGGGCACTCGGCGGATGTGGCGCGGCTGAAGAATCTCCGCCGAGGGCTCGATTGA
- a CDS encoding DUF4396 domain-containing protein, with product MQHDTRTEHDTHTEHAHHTDMHEGRGKVSWSTAARATLHCLTGCAIGEVLGMTIGTALGWGNVPTMILAITLAFFFGYSLTLRGVLRAGVDFRNAVRVALAADTLSIAVMELVDNGVIALWPNAMDAELADLLFWLALAVSLVIAFVVTTPVNRWMIGRGKGHAVVHQYH from the coding sequence ATGCAGCACGACACCCGCACCGAGCACGACACCCACACCGAGCACGCGCACCACACGGACATGCACGAGGGTCGCGGAAAGGTCAGCTGGTCGACGGCCGCCCGGGCGACGCTGCACTGCCTCACCGGCTGTGCCATTGGCGAGGTGCTCGGCATGACCATCGGCACCGCGCTGGGCTGGGGAAACGTGCCGACGATGATCCTCGCGATCACCCTGGCCTTCTTCTTCGGCTACTCACTCACACTGCGCGGCGTCCTGAGGGCCGGGGTCGACTTCAGGAACGCCGTCCGGGTCGCCCTCGCCGCCGACACCCTCTCCATCGCCGTGATGGAACTGGTCGACAACGGCGTCATCGCGCTCTGGCCGAACGCCATGGACGCAGAGCTCGCCGACCTGCTGTTCTGGCTCGCCCTCGCCGTCTCGCTCGTCATCGCCTTCGTCGTGACGACGCCCGTGAACAGGTGGATGATCGGCCGCGGAAAGGGCCACGCGGTGGTCCACCAGTACCACTGA
- a CDS encoding sulfite oxidase-like oxidoreductase, with the protein MGQPESREYRASEESELPPGQRLQRGWPVTHYGPVPKFKPDRWEFRVFGATADGDKRCWTHEEFSELPFSTVVADLHCVTKFSMLGAEWGGVPARTIVELAPPAANVTHVMVWAEYGFSANMRLSDFVADRTIFATHKDGELLTAEHGFPLRLVVPHLYAWKGPKWVRGVEYMTADRRGFWEERGYHNLGDPWREQRYSYQEEPGDGPEL; encoded by the coding sequence ATGGGTCAGCCGGAGAGCCGGGAATACCGCGCATCAGAGGAGTCCGAGCTTCCGCCGGGGCAGCGACTGCAGCGTGGCTGGCCGGTCACTCACTACGGCCCCGTACCCAAATTCAAGCCGGACCGCTGGGAGTTCAGGGTTTTCGGCGCCACGGCGGACGGCGACAAACGCTGCTGGACCCATGAGGAGTTCTCGGAGCTGCCCTTCTCGACGGTCGTCGCCGATCTGCACTGCGTGACGAAGTTCAGCATGCTCGGCGCCGAATGGGGCGGTGTGCCCGCCCGTACGATCGTGGAGCTCGCCCCGCCGGCGGCGAACGTCACCCATGTCATGGTCTGGGCGGAGTACGGATTCAGCGCCAATATGCGGCTCTCCGACTTCGTCGCGGACCGCACGATCTTCGCGACGCACAAGGACGGTGAGCTGCTCACAGCGGAGCACGGCTTTCCGCTGCGCCTTGTAGTGCCGCATCTGTACGCCTGGAAGGGGCCCAAGTGGGTCCGGGGCGTGGAGTACATGACCGCCGACCGCCGCGGCTTCTGGGAGGAGCGCGGCTATCACAACCTCGGCGACCCGTGGCGCGAGCAGCGCTACTCCTACCAGGAAGAGCCCGGGGACGGCCCCGAGCTCTGA
- the bfr gene encoding bacterioferritin: MQGDPEVIEFLNEQLTAELTAINQYFLHAKMQENFGWTKLAKYTRAESFDEMKHAEVLTDRILFLDGLPNYQRLFHVRVGQTVTEMFQADRQVEVEAIDRLKRGIEVMRAKGDITSANIFESILEDEEHHIDYLDTQLELVEKLGEALYIAQLIEQPES, translated from the coding sequence ATGCAGGGCGACCCCGAGGTCATCGAGTTCCTCAATGAGCAGCTGACTGCCGAGCTGACCGCCATCAACCAGTACTTCCTGCACGCGAAGATGCAGGAGAACTTCGGCTGGACGAAGCTCGCGAAGTACACCCGGGCCGAGTCGTTCGACGAGATGAAGCACGCGGAGGTACTGACCGACCGCATTCTCTTCCTCGACGGCCTGCCCAACTACCAGCGGCTCTTCCATGTGCGCGTCGGTCAGACGGTGACCGAGATGTTCCAGGCCGACCGGCAGGTCGAGGTGGAGGCGATCGACCGCCTCAAGCGCGGCATCGAGGTGATGCGAGCCAAGGGCGACATCACGTCCGCGAACATCTTCGAGTCGATCCTGGAGGACGAGGAGCACCACATCGACTACCTCGACACGCAGCTGGAGCTCGTGGAGAAGCTCGGTGAGGCGCTGTACATCGCGCAGCTGATCGAGCAGCCGGAGAGCTAG
- a CDS encoding bacterioferritin-associated ferredoxin — MYVCSCFGITEKQVKEHADAGACTPRQIASVSKAGTDCGSCVRRIQGILGRGACPRRELLGQGNGAAVLAAGTQQAPRPELGEAA; from the coding sequence GTGTACGTCTGCTCGTGCTTCGGCATCACGGAAAAGCAGGTGAAGGAACACGCGGATGCCGGCGCCTGCACACCCCGCCAGATCGCGTCGGTCTCGAAAGCCGGTACCGACTGCGGATCGTGCGTGCGACGTATCCAGGGGATCCTGGGACGCGGCGCCTGCCCCCGCCGGGAACTGCTCGGGCAGGGCAACGGTGCAGCCGTCCTGGCCGCCGGCACCCAGCAGGCCCCTCGGCCCGAGCTCGGCGAAGCCGCCTAG
- a CDS encoding class II 3-deoxy-7-phosphoheptulonate synthase produces the protein MTVNAKTTATGGNTWRDLPAAQQPEYPDAEALRDVIADLESYPPLVFAGECDQLRARMGAVAKGEAFLLQGGDCAEAFDGVSADHIRNKLKTLLQMGAVLTYAASVPVVKVGRIAGQYSKPRSKPTETRDGVTLPTYRGDSVNGFDFTEAARIPDPERLKRMYNASAATLNLVRAFTTGGYADLRQVHAWNQDFVKSSPSGQRYEQLAREIDNALNFMKACGTDPAEFRTVEFYSSHEALLLDYEGALTRTDSRTGQLYNTSGHMVWIGERTRQLDGAHIEFASRIRNPIGVKLGPTTTVDEALQYIEKLDPDREPGRLTFVVRMGADKVRDKLPELVEKVTASGATVAWVTDPMHGNTFEAASGHKTRRFDDVLDEVKGFFEVHKSLGTHPGGIHVELTGDDVTECVGGGDEIFVDDLHQRYETACDPRLNRSQSLDLAFLVAEMYRDQ, from the coding sequence GTGACCGTGAACGCTAAGACCACCGCTACCGGTGGCAACACCTGGCGAGACCTGCCCGCGGCGCAGCAGCCCGAGTACCCCGATGCCGAGGCTCTGCGCGATGTGATCGCGGACCTCGAGTCGTATCCGCCACTCGTCTTCGCGGGCGAGTGCGACCAGCTGCGCGCCCGGATGGGAGCCGTCGCCAAGGGCGAGGCGTTCCTGCTCCAGGGCGGCGACTGCGCCGAGGCCTTCGACGGTGTGTCCGCCGACCACATCCGCAACAAGCTCAAGACCCTGCTGCAGATGGGCGCGGTGCTCACCTATGCCGCGTCCGTGCCCGTGGTCAAGGTCGGCCGTATCGCGGGCCAGTACTCCAAGCCGCGCTCCAAGCCGACCGAGACCCGCGACGGCGTGACGCTGCCCACCTACCGGGGCGACTCCGTCAACGGCTTCGACTTCACCGAGGCAGCCCGGATCCCGGACCCCGAGCGCCTCAAGCGGATGTACAACGCATCCGCGGCGACGCTCAACCTGGTGCGTGCCTTCACCACCGGTGGCTACGCCGACCTGCGCCAGGTGCACGCCTGGAACCAGGACTTCGTGAAGTCGTCCCCCTCCGGGCAGCGCTACGAGCAGCTCGCGCGGGAGATCGACAACGCGCTGAACTTCATGAAGGCCTGCGGCACCGACCCGGCTGAGTTCCGCACAGTCGAGTTCTACTCCTCCCACGAGGCGCTGCTGCTCGACTACGAGGGTGCGCTGACCCGCACCGACTCGCGGACCGGCCAGCTGTACAACACCTCAGGCCACATGGTCTGGATCGGTGAGCGCACCCGCCAGCTGGACGGCGCGCACATCGAGTTCGCCTCGCGGATCCGCAACCCGATCGGTGTGAAGCTCGGCCCGACGACCACGGTCGACGAGGCGCTCCAGTACATCGAGAAGCTCGACCCCGACCGGGAGCCGGGCCGGCTGACCTTCGTCGTCCGCATGGGCGCCGACAAGGTCCGCGACAAGCTCCCCGAGCTGGTCGAGAAGGTCACGGCCTCCGGCGCCACGGTGGCCTGGGTGACCGACCCGATGCACGGCAACACCTTCGAGGCGGCATCCGGGCACAAGACCCGCCGCTTCGACGACGTGCTCGACGAGGTCAAGGGCTTCTTCGAGGTCCACAAGAGCCTCGGGACCCACCCGGGCGGCATCCATGTCGAGCTCACCGGTGACGATGTCACCGAGTGCGTGGGCGGTGGCGACGAGATCTTCGTCGACGATCTGCACCAGCGCTACGAGACGGCCTGTGACCCGCGCCTGAACCGCAGCCAGTCCCTGGACCTGGCCTTCCTGGTCGCGGAGATGTACCGCGACCAGTAG